A single region of the Oleispira antarctica RB-8 genome encodes:
- the kefC gene encoding Glutathione-regulated potassium-efflux system protein KefC, which translates to MTGYFLQAFIYLAAAVIMVPLAKRLGLGSVLGYLMAGVLIGPVFGLVGSETSTIQHFAEFGVVMMLFLVGMELEPKALWAMRHRLMGLGGLQVGLTTAVITGLAVAFSLPFGVSLTIGFIFALSSTAIVLQTFNEKSLTKTDGARNAFSVLLFQDIAVIPMLAFIPLLAIPELVEQSQVLAGSTGQHDNYSLVAHLPRWAYGLAVIAAIAFVVVGGHFLSRPLFRYIAASGLREMFTTTALLLVIGIAALMSLVGLSPALGTFLAGVVLANSEFRHELESNIEPFKGLLLGLFFITVGAGINFAILSDNALIIAAITLGLMSIKALVLYGLARVFNISGSDRWLFALSLAQAGEFGFVLLSFAQQQHVLPTELVQLLSLPVALSMFLTPGLFILFEKTILPRFSKTENKQHADKIDEQGSVIIAGSGRFGQVVNRLLVSNHIKTTVLDYQASRIELMRSINIKSYFGDATQPNLLHTAGISDAQLLVVAIDQPERAKALVRHVKMTYPQVKILARAFDRGQSYELEKAGADYVISETFYSALEMGKQALIDMGMSSLQAQQQRHVFLATEAKHKGNLYEAWLKSNEDEGHINHVRELFMNLEAALQEEMDKERSDS; encoded by the coding sequence ATGACAGGTTACTTTTTACAAGCTTTTATCTATTTAGCGGCCGCGGTCATTATGGTGCCTTTAGCAAAACGCTTAGGATTAGGTTCAGTATTGGGGTACCTCATGGCGGGCGTCTTGATTGGGCCTGTGTTTGGCTTGGTTGGCAGCGAGACATCCACGATTCAACATTTTGCCGAGTTTGGTGTGGTGATGATGTTATTTTTAGTCGGCATGGAGCTTGAACCCAAGGCGCTTTGGGCTATGCGTCACCGATTAATGGGGTTAGGTGGCTTACAAGTCGGACTGACTACCGCGGTAATTACAGGACTTGCGGTAGCATTTTCTCTACCATTTGGGGTGTCATTAACCATCGGTTTTATTTTCGCGTTGTCTTCTACTGCTATTGTCTTGCAAACGTTTAATGAAAAATCTTTGACCAAAACGGACGGTGCTCGTAATGCTTTTAGTGTCTTGCTGTTTCAGGACATTGCGGTCATTCCTATGTTGGCTTTTATCCCTCTGTTGGCAATTCCTGAGTTGGTTGAGCAAAGCCAAGTATTAGCGGGTTCTACGGGTCAGCATGACAATTATTCTTTGGTAGCTCATTTACCCCGCTGGGCTTATGGCCTTGCGGTTATTGCGGCAATTGCGTTTGTTGTCGTCGGTGGACACTTTTTATCTCGCCCTTTATTTCGCTATATTGCGGCGTCTGGTTTACGCGAGATGTTTACTACTACGGCGCTGTTATTGGTGATTGGCATTGCAGCATTAATGAGTTTGGTTGGCTTAAGTCCAGCACTGGGGACATTTTTGGCCGGTGTGGTATTGGCAAACAGCGAATTTCGTCATGAGTTAGAAAGTAATATCGAGCCCTTTAAAGGACTGTTATTAGGTCTGTTTTTTATCACGGTGGGGGCGGGAATTAATTTTGCAATTTTATCTGATAACGCTCTGATCATTGCCGCAATTACTTTGGGTCTGATGTCGATAAAAGCTTTGGTGCTTTACGGTTTGGCCAGAGTATTTAATATTTCGGGCAGCGATCGTTGGTTGTTTGCTTTGAGTCTGGCACAGGCGGGGGAGTTTGGTTTTGTGCTATTAAGCTTTGCTCAACAGCAGCATGTATTGCCGACGGAACTGGTGCAGTTATTATCGTTGCCAGTCGCTTTATCTATGTTCTTAACCCCTGGTTTGTTTATTCTTTTTGAAAAGACAATTTTGCCACGTTTTTCGAAGACAGAAAATAAACAACATGCAGATAAAATTGATGAACAGGGCAGCGTTATTATTGCAGGGTCAGGGCGCTTTGGTCAGGTTGTTAATCGTTTATTGGTATCCAATCATATAAAAACAACGGTATTAGATTATCAGGCTTCGCGTATTGAATTAATGCGCAGTATTAACATTAAAAGTTATTTTGGCGATGCCACGCAGCCTAATTTATTGCATACCGCAGGTATTAGTGACGCTCAATTATTGGTGGTTGCTATTGATCAGCCAGAGCGTGCCAAGGCTTTAGTGCGTCATGTGAAGATGACTTACCCACAGGTGAAAATACTGGCGCGTGCTTTTGATCGAGGGCAAAGTTATGAGTTAGAAAAAGCGGGGGCTGACTATGTTATTTCAGAAACATTTTATTCAGCACTTGAAATGGGCAAGCAGGCGTTAATCGATATGGGCATGAGCAGTCTTCAGGCACAGCAGCAAAGACATGTTTTCTTGGCAACAGAAGCCAAGCATAAAGGTAACTTATATGAGGCGTGGTTAAAGTCTAATGAAGATGAAGGCCATATTAATCATGTTCGTGAGCTATTCATGAATCTTGAAGCGGCTTTGCAAGAAGAGATGGATAAGGAACGCTCTGACAGCTAA
- a CDS encoding Cyclic nucleotide-binding domain protein, with product MNIQDQLQDFIAYFSGDNTRIDADDFRKQGLNGELKHYKSGQFIINQGQLAPKIYFLMKGSARYLSLSEDGKEFTQSFASAPGIAGSTRAMTKKTKALFSIEVLDDVLCLEFDWSYFFATMKDKPGFMMAYNSLLENLFIKKEEREYAFVQQTAEQRYLNFLAENRQLSDKLPLKMIASHIGITPIALSRIRKKLK from the coding sequence GTGAATATACAAGACCAGCTACAAGATTTTATTGCTTATTTTAGCGGTGATAATACCCGTATCGATGCGGATGACTTCCGCAAACAGGGTCTCAATGGAGAGCTGAAACACTATAAGTCCGGACAGTTCATCATTAATCAAGGTCAGCTTGCACCCAAAATTTATTTTTTAATGAAAGGCTCTGCACGTTACTTAAGCTTATCGGAAGATGGTAAAGAATTCACTCAGTCATTCGCTAGTGCTCCAGGCATTGCCGGCTCGACTCGAGCAATGACTAAAAAGACTAAAGCGCTGTTTAGTATTGAGGTATTAGATGATGTGTTATGTCTTGAGTTTGATTGGTCGTATTTTTTTGCAACAATGAAAGATAAACCAGGATTTATGATGGCTTACAATTCGTTATTAGAGAACTTGTTTATTAAAAAAGAAGAGCGAGAATATGCCTTTGTTCAGCAAACCGCTGAGCAGCGATATTTAAATTTCTTAGCCGAAAACCGTCAGTTAAGTGATAAATTACCGCTTAAAATGATAGCTTCACATATTGGTATTACACCGATAGCTCTTAGCCGTATTCGAAAAAAACTAAAGTGA
- a CDS encoding N-acetyltransferase family protein yields the protein MTNSLTLQTMVNAYLTDLELIPSIDIEFLNELQSKHIARYSFNSLAVVLGQDISLDINVIFNKIVERQRGGYCFEHNKLVLNVLSELGFEVRLLMAKVIYNRDVDVARTHRITLLNFEGDDYIVDAGFGHFGARLPVKLELGLEQDQGDAIYRIIQNSKNDYCYQVFKEDTFFTLYTFNLHHYSEAECLPAHFYSHKSPDAAFVNNMVVCRKFYDDILSLRNGELFSISDGATVTTAIASAQHLHTILVDDFELDLDLAISEFLFSKFVSKDLI from the coding sequence ATGACGAACAGCCTAACGCTTCAGACTATGGTTAATGCCTATCTAACCGACTTAGAGTTAATACCCTCAATAGATATTGAGTTTCTTAACGAATTGCAGAGCAAACATATTGCGCGTTACAGTTTTAATAGTTTAGCGGTTGTTCTGGGTCAAGATATCTCTTTAGATATTAATGTGATTTTTAATAAAATTGTAGAGAGACAACGAGGTGGTTATTGCTTTGAACATAACAAATTAGTGCTTAATGTTCTGTCAGAACTCGGCTTTGAGGTTAGGCTTTTAATGGCCAAAGTGATTTATAATCGTGATGTTGATGTTGCAAGAACACATCGAATAACCTTACTTAACTTCGAGGGTGATGATTATATTGTGGATGCAGGTTTTGGACATTTTGGTGCTCGCCTACCGGTAAAATTAGAGCTTGGATTAGAGCAAGATCAAGGCGATGCCATCTATCGAATTATTCAAAATTCAAAAAATGATTATTGTTATCAAGTATTCAAAGAAGATACATTTTTTACCCTGTATACCTTTAATTTACATCATTATAGTGAAGCTGAATGTTTACCTGCGCATTTTTATTCACATAAGAGCCCTGATGCCGCATTTGTGAACAATATGGTGGTTTGCCGTAAATTTTATGACGACATACTATCATTAAGAAATGGCGAGTTATTTAGTATTAGTGATGGTGCTACTGTTACCACGGCTATCGCGAGTGCCCAGCATTTACATACAATACTTGTTGATGATTTTGAATTGGATTTAGATTTGGCTATTTCAGAATTCTTATTCTCAAAATTTGTTTCGAAGGACTTAATTTAA
- a CDS encoding Putative lipoprotein, with the protein MKNYLASTEHIDWQQPAVLEKALSLSADLNSDEAIAKACFEFVRDEIKHSWDYQINPVTCKASDVLEHGSGYCYAKSHLLAALLRANKIPAGLCYQRLTISGDRQPFCLHGLNAVYLKDHGWYRIDARGNKEGTNADFCPPKEQLAFPIISEGEADFPEIWSEPLAVVVNALTQYSDFLEVANNLPDMALWKK; encoded by the coding sequence GTGAAAAATTATTTAGCATCAACAGAACATATTGATTGGCAGCAGCCTGCTGTACTTGAAAAAGCATTGAGCTTATCAGCAGATCTTAATTCAGACGAAGCGATTGCAAAAGCCTGCTTTGAATTTGTACGTGATGAGATTAAACACAGTTGGGATTACCAGATTAATCCTGTGACGTGTAAAGCATCTGATGTTCTAGAGCATGGGAGTGGCTATTGTTATGCCAAAAGTCATTTATTAGCGGCGTTATTACGTGCAAATAAAATTCCAGCGGGACTGTGTTATCAACGCTTAACCATTAGTGGTGATCGCCAACCGTTCTGCTTGCATGGCCTTAATGCTGTTTATCTCAAAGATCATGGTTGGTATCGTATTGATGCGAGAGGAAATAAAGAAGGAACGAATGCTGACTTTTGTCCTCCTAAAGAACAGCTAGCTTTTCCTATTATTAGTGAGGGCGAAGCTGATTTTCCTGAAATCTGGTCTGAACCCTTGGCAGTTGTCGTGAACGCACTAACTCAGTATTCGGATTTTTTAGAGGTGGCGAACAATCTTCCAGATATGGCATTATGGAAGAAATAA
- a CDS encoding probable GCN5-related N-acetyltransferase, producing MQFPEFNTPRLKLVRLTEDDSKDIFTLFSNDKVIEYYDLGALTQTSQALSLINFFNSRYTDNTGVRWGIRLKESNRLMGTCGFNTWSPKMKSADIGYDLHPDFWGYGFASEAITEILNAAFTGLLPCGKLNRIQADTIPGNDASEALLLKLGFKEEGLRRESGYWKGMFHDLKCFGLLEYEYVKSTLVVEKC from the coding sequence ATGCAGTTTCCAGAATTTAACACGCCTCGTTTGAAGCTTGTAAGACTGACAGAAGATGATTCAAAAGATATTTTTACGCTTTTTTCAAATGACAAGGTTATCGAGTATTATGATTTGGGTGCGCTTACGCAAACATCCCAAGCACTCTCTTTGATTAATTTTTTCAATTCACGTTATACCGATAATACCGGTGTGCGCTGGGGAATTCGTCTTAAAGAATCGAATCGTTTAATGGGTACTTGTGGTTTCAATACTTGGAGCCCAAAGATGAAAAGTGCGGATATAGGTTATGACCTACATCCTGATTTTTGGGGCTATGGTTTTGCTTCTGAAGCTATTACGGAGATTTTAAATGCTGCTTTCACTGGTTTATTGCCGTGTGGTAAATTGAATAGAATACAAGCCGATACGATTCCTGGAAATGACGCCTCTGAAGCACTTTTGCTTAAATTGGGTTTTAAGGAAGAAGGTTTAAGGCGTGAAAGTGGCTATTGGAAAGGCATGTTTCATGATCTTAAATGCTTTGGTCTACTTGAATATGAATACGTGAAGAGTACTTTAGTGGTTGAAAAATGCTAA
- a CDS encoding Putative NAD-dependent epimerase/dehydratase: MILAARFSLAFLWLFTAITSAFFAREEGFDILAGGGITGYLADFFLYSGSLLDATIALWLLLGKRLALCYLIQFWVVIVYSLLLTVIDVNFWLHPFGPLTKNIPLLALIYILFSREK; this comes from the coding sequence ATGATATTGGCCGCAAGATTCAGCCTTGCTTTTTTATGGTTGTTTACTGCGATTACGTCAGCATTTTTTGCCCGAGAAGAAGGGTTTGATATATTGGCTGGTGGTGGTATTACTGGATACTTGGCCGATTTTTTCCTTTATTCGGGAAGTCTATTAGATGCAACTATCGCTCTTTGGTTGTTGTTAGGAAAGCGATTAGCTCTCTGCTATTTAATCCAATTCTGGGTCGTTATTGTCTATTCACTATTGCTGACGGTGATCGATGTGAATTTTTGGTTGCATCCCTTTGGGCCATTAACAAAGAACATCCCATTACTGGCATTAATATATATTTTATTTAGCCGTGAAAAATAA
- a CDS encoding Saccharopine dehydrogenase — MAVRKVLILGGYGNFGKRIAESLSAIKGITIVIAGRSIKKAEALCEALSEKGALAELSAIAIDIHSTQFLYQLKTLAPDLVIHTGGPFQGQDYCVAKACIDIRSHYIDLADDRRFVCDITNLNDQAKDKNVLIVSGASSVPGLSSTVIDQFVNQFSSLEEIDFAIAPGNQAERGEATVRGILSYTGHPFKVLNDGQWVNRYGWMSARRLNFGKVIGRRWLANIDIPDLELLPKRYKGVKTVSFQAGLELPLLHLGMVFMALLAKIGLIKDWSIFTRLIFNASEIFKRLGTDTGGMQINLKGFDENNKPKAVKWILVAEKGIGPYIPTLSAIILAKKLIAGSIDARGASPCLGMYTLQEFDEEALPLGIYHYTEVEHG, encoded by the coding sequence ATGGCGGTACGCAAGGTTTTAATCCTAGGAGGATACGGGAATTTTGGTAAGCGAATTGCTGAAAGTTTATCTGCAATCAAAGGGATTACGATTGTTATCGCTGGGCGTAGCATTAAGAAAGCAGAGGCTTTGTGTGAAGCGTTATCTGAAAAGGGGGCTTTGGCCGAATTAAGCGCAATAGCAATAGATATACATTCCACACAATTTTTATATCAGCTTAAAACGCTAGCCCCCGATCTTGTTATTCATACAGGCGGTCCTTTTCAAGGGCAGGATTATTGCGTAGCTAAGGCATGTATCGATATTAGAAGTCATTATATTGATCTCGCGGATGATCGCCGATTTGTGTGTGATATTACGAATTTAAATGATCAGGCTAAAGACAAAAATGTTCTGATTGTATCGGGCGCGAGTTCAGTGCCTGGGCTTTCTTCAACGGTGATCGATCAGTTTGTTAATCAATTTTCGAGCTTAGAAGAAATAGATTTTGCGATTGCGCCTGGTAATCAAGCGGAGCGTGGCGAGGCAACGGTGCGCGGTATTCTTTCTTACACAGGACATCCCTTTAAAGTGTTAAATGACGGTCAGTGGGTAAACCGCTATGGCTGGATGTCTGCGCGCAGATTAAATTTTGGAAAAGTTATTGGTAGGCGTTGGTTAGCTAATATTGATATTCCTGATTTGGAGTTACTGCCAAAACGCTATAAAGGGGTTAAAACAGTCAGTTTCCAAGCGGGCTTAGAGTTACCTTTGTTACATCTAGGAATGGTGTTCATGGCCTTACTTGCAAAAATCGGTTTGATTAAAGACTGGTCTATTTTTACACGGCTTATCTTTAACGCTAGTGAAATATTCAAACGCTTAGGTACTGATACGGGCGGCATGCAGATTAATCTAAAAGGCTTTGATGAGAATAACAAACCGAAAGCTGTTAAATGGATATTGGTTGCTGAGAAGGGTATTGGGCCGTATATACCGACGCTATCAGCGATTATATTAGCGAAGAAATTAATAGCAGGCAGTATTGATGCCCGAGGCGCTTCTCCTTGTTTAGGAATGTACACGTTACAAGAGTTTGATGAAGAAGCTCTGCCGTTGGGTATTTATCATTATACCGAGGTAGAGCATGGATAA
- a CDS encoding Nitroreductase family protein, whose product MNQVIALLKNHRSIRKFTQDPISNEKLFAIIEAAGSASTSNFIQAYSVIRVTNQENRKQLAELAGSQAWVEKSPLFLVFCADLKRAENACLFENKKMASGYTEQLIVATVDVALAAENAMIAAESLGLGGVFIGGIRNNPEKVCELLKIPKHVYPVFGMCLGYPDGEPEQKPRLPVSVILNEDYYQENPEDLKEYNETCEDYYKNRSSGSRVDSWTNQISNMVSVPLRPHMKEFINKKGFGIK is encoded by the coding sequence ATGAATCAAGTTATTGCTCTTCTTAAAAATCATCGTTCTATTCGAAAATTTACACAAGACCCTATCAGCAATGAAAAACTGTTTGCCATTATTGAGGCGGCGGGTTCAGCTTCAACCTCAAATTTTATTCAAGCGTACAGTGTTATTCGCGTTACCAATCAGGAAAACCGAAAGCAGCTTGCTGAGCTTGCGGGTTCTCAAGCATGGGTTGAAAAAAGTCCGCTATTTTTGGTGTTCTGTGCCGACCTAAAAAGAGCAGAAAATGCCTGTCTTTTTGAAAATAAAAAGATGGCATCTGGCTATACGGAACAGTTGATTGTCGCGACTGTTGATGTCGCTCTTGCGGCTGAGAATGCAATGATTGCAGCAGAGTCATTAGGGCTTGGAGGTGTTTTTATTGGCGGCATACGAAATAATCCTGAAAAAGTCTGTGAGCTTTTAAAAATTCCTAAGCATGTCTACCCTGTTTTTGGTATGTGTCTTGGGTACCCAGATGGAGAACCAGAACAAAAACCCAGACTCCCTGTTAGTGTGATTTTGAATGAGGACTATTACCAAGAAAATCCAGAGGACCTAAAAGAATACAATGAAACTTGTGAAGATTATTATAAAAATCGTTCAAGTGGTTCAAGAGTAGATTCATGGACAAATCAAATATCAAATATGGTGAGTGTACCGTTACGGCCTCATATGAAAGAGTTTATAAATAAAAAAGGCTTTGGTATTAAATAG
- a CDS encoding Aldehyde oxidase and xanthine dehydrogenase, molybdopterin binding protein, producing the protein MSRLPKRESAGITRRGFLISMTAVGVSFGFPRHLMAAMDPASADGKVLPSEGDLYEPSLWYSIDEAGKIKVNIMRSEMGQHVGTAIARILADELEASWEDVEIIHVDSDPRWGYMVTGGSWSISQSWPVYRQAGAAGRTALIEAAAKKWGIAPKDCKASNGKIISRKGELSFGELVKSGLTRQFTEEELKALPLKPNADLKLVGKQVMSLDIANKTDGKTIYGIDAKVEGMVYATPILPPTRYGSKVVKFDDSAAKSVKGYQQTIVLEDASGSVPGWLMVIASNFTAAQKASKLVKVTWDAGKTANVSEADIIAHGKQLLGDKSKGSILDTGNVKTEPAFASASSTIAEEYITSTVLHAQMEPLNALVFKNSDGIWEVHSGCQWQSLTLPVLATALGEDVANIVIRSYMLGGGFGRRLNGDYTIPAALTSKALGGKPVKMVLMRPQDMLFDSARSASVQQLKMAFDDNKTATAMEHHATAGWPTQVLAPGFMPKGVNDEPFDPFSIAGADHWYSVGAQKVRAVSNDLAIATFRPGWLRSVGPGWTSWAVESFMDEAAHHAGKDPLQFRLDMLIAEGRNAGTTPVAEGGAARQAAVLKKAAEMIGWGTPQAKDTGLGIASTFGQERDMPTWVSCAVQVHVDKTNGLVNVQKLVIAIDAGIIVDPNGAEAQCQGAALWGLSMALYEGTELVNGQYKDSNFDTYTPLRLGQTPDVQIEFIPSKLPPSGLGEPAVTPVAPAIANAIYQAVGVRLRKIPMKPSELKSALAKV; encoded by the coding sequence ATGAGCAGACTGCCTAAACGTGAATCGGCGGGTATTACCCGTCGCGGTTTTTTAATTTCTATGACAGCAGTCGGTGTCAGCTTTGGCTTTCCACGTCATCTAATGGCCGCCATGGATCCTGCGAGTGCAGATGGCAAGGTACTTCCTAGTGAGGGCGATCTTTATGAGCCTTCATTATGGTACTCCATCGACGAAGCCGGAAAAATTAAAGTCAACATTATGCGCTCAGAAATGGGTCAGCATGTGGGAACAGCCATTGCGCGTATTCTAGCGGATGAGTTAGAAGCTTCATGGGAGGATGTTGAAATTATCCATGTTGATTCCGATCCTCGTTGGGGTTACATGGTCACTGGCGGGAGTTGGTCTATTTCGCAAAGTTGGCCAGTGTATCGCCAAGCGGGTGCTGCGGGTCGTACGGCATTAATTGAAGCGGCTGCTAAAAAGTGGGGCATTGCGCCAAAAGATTGTAAGGCCAGTAACGGCAAAATAATTTCACGTAAAGGCGAGTTATCTTTCGGTGAACTTGTAAAGTCAGGGTTAACACGTCAATTTACCGAAGAAGAATTGAAGGCTCTGCCACTTAAACCCAATGCCGATCTTAAGTTGGTCGGCAAGCAAGTCATGTCTCTGGATATCGCGAATAAAACCGACGGTAAAACGATTTACGGTATCGATGCGAAAGTTGAGGGCATGGTATACGCGACCCCCATTTTGCCACCGACCCGTTATGGTTCTAAAGTCGTTAAGTTTGATGACTCAGCGGCAAAATCGGTAAAAGGCTATCAGCAAACTATTGTGCTAGAGGATGCCAGTGGCAGTGTGCCCGGTTGGTTAATGGTGATCGCCAGCAACTTTACGGCGGCACAAAAAGCTTCAAAGCTAGTTAAGGTCACTTGGGATGCCGGTAAAACCGCCAATGTGTCTGAAGCCGATATTATTGCCCATGGTAAGCAGTTACTGGGCGATAAGAGCAAAGGCAGTATTTTAGATACGGGTAATGTTAAGACTGAACCTGCTTTTGCCAGCGCTAGTAGTACGATCGCTGAAGAATACATTACGAGTACGGTATTGCATGCGCAAATGGAACCGCTTAATGCCTTGGTCTTTAAAAATTCAGACGGTATATGGGAAGTGCATTCAGGTTGTCAGTGGCAGTCACTGACTCTACCTGTGCTGGCGACGGCATTAGGTGAAGATGTTGCGAATATTGTTATTCGTAGCTACATGTTAGGCGGCGGTTTTGGCCGTAGATTGAACGGTGATTACACTATTCCTGCGGCGTTAACCTCAAAAGCACTCGGTGGTAAACCGGTGAAAATGGTATTGATGCGCCCGCAAGACATGTTATTTGATAGCGCTCGTTCGGCATCGGTTCAACAATTAAAGATGGCCTTTGATGATAACAAAACGGCTACGGCGATGGAGCATCACGCTACCGCAGGTTGGCCAACGCAAGTATTAGCGCCCGGCTTTATGCCTAAGGGTGTGAATGATGAACCGTTTGATCCATTTTCAATTGCGGGTGCCGATCATTGGTACAGTGTTGGTGCCCAAAAAGTACGGGCAGTATCAAACGATCTTGCCATTGCGACTTTCAGACCCGGTTGGCTGCGTTCAGTAGGACCAGGTTGGACGAGCTGGGCAGTGGAAAGTTTTATGGATGAAGCGGCGCATCATGCAGGGAAAGATCCTCTGCAGTTCCGTTTAGATATGCTGATCGCTGAAGGCCGCAATGCGGGTACGACTCCGGTTGCAGAAGGCGGCGCTGCGCGTCAGGCTGCGGTATTGAAAAAAGCCGCTGAGATGATTGGTTGGGGTACACCGCAAGCCAAAGATACAGGGCTTGGTATTGCGTCTACGTTTGGACAAGAACGTGATATGCCAACGTGGGTATCGTGTGCAGTGCAAGTGCATGTCGACAAGACCAACGGTCTGGTGAATGTGCAGAAGCTGGTTATTGCGATTGACGCCGGTATTATTGTTGATCCGAATGGTGCAGAAGCACAATGTCAGGGTGCTGCATTATGGGGGCTATCGATGGCGTTGTATGAAGGTACTGAACTGGTTAATGGTCAGTATAAGGATTCAAATTTCGATACTTATACGCCGCTGCGTTTGGGCCAAACTCCAGATGTTCAAATTGAGTTTATCCCAAGTAAGCTTCCGCCATCAGGATTAGGTGAGCCCGCAGTCACGCCAGTAGCGCCTGCAATTGCGAATGCAATTTACCAAGCCGTCGGTGTGCGGTTACGTAAAATCCCAATGAAACCGAGTGAGTTGAAAAGTGCGCTAGCGAAAGTGTAA
- the aldG gene encoding Aldehyde dehydrogenase subunit III, with the protein MAKFILNGQPVTADVESDTPLLWVIRDDLDMTGTKFGCGIGTCGACTVHVGGRATRSCITPVSSVEGAEITTIEGLSDNGDHPLQVSWQKLQVPQCGYCQSGQIMQAAALLKDIPNPSDKDIDAVMGGNLCRCMTYVRIRSAIHEAANATLESNDEQTA; encoded by the coding sequence ATGGCAAAATTTATTTTAAATGGTCAGCCGGTAACTGCTGATGTAGAGAGCGATACGCCTCTGCTATGGGTTATTCGTGATGACCTTGATATGACAGGCACTAAATTTGGTTGCGGTATTGGAACCTGTGGTGCGTGTACTGTTCATGTGGGCGGACGAGCAACGCGCTCATGCATCACGCCGGTATCGTCGGTTGAAGGTGCGGAAATCACAACGATTGAAGGGCTTTCTGATAATGGCGATCATCCGTTACAAGTATCTTGGCAGAAACTGCAGGTTCCACAATGTGGTTACTGTCAGTCGGGCCAAATTATGCAAGCCGCTGCGCTATTAAAGGACATTCCTAATCCGTCAGATAAAGATATTGACGCGGTGATGGGCGGAAACTTATGTCGCTGCATGACCTATGTTCGTATTCGCAGTGCCATTCATGAAGCTGCAAACGCAACCCTGGAGAGTAATGATGAGCAGACTGCCTAA